In a genomic window of Pseudomonas putida:
- a CDS encoding SDR family oxidoreductase — translation MSNTHPLKVALVTGAGSGIGRAVALGLMADGYTLVLAGRRPEPLQALVDLAATEGREALAVPTDVRDPASVDALFATIAEVYGRLDVVFNNAGVNAPAVPLDELTFEQWRNVIDTNLNGVFLCARGAFGLMRRQQPQGGRIINNGSISAHTPRPFSSAYTASKHAVLGLTKSLALDGREFNIACSQIDIGNALTEMSVRMTKGVRQANGTIAVEPMVDVKHVADAVRYIAGLPLSANVLNMTVMATAMPFAGRG, via the coding sequence ATGTCCAACACCCATCCCTTGAAAGTGGCCCTGGTGACAGGCGCCGGTAGCGGAATCGGTCGCGCCGTGGCGCTCGGCCTGATGGCTGACGGGTACACGCTGGTATTGGCCGGGCGCCGTCCGGAACCCTTGCAGGCATTGGTCGATCTGGCAGCCACTGAAGGCCGCGAGGCGTTGGCGGTACCTACCGATGTACGCGACCCGGCCAGTGTCGATGCATTGTTTGCAACCATCGCCGAGGTGTACGGCCGCCTGGATGTCGTGTTCAACAACGCGGGGGTCAATGCCCCTGCCGTACCGCTGGATGAACTGACATTCGAGCAGTGGCGAAACGTGATCGACACCAACCTCAACGGCGTATTCCTCTGCGCTCGTGGTGCTTTCGGCCTGATGCGCCGACAACAGCCACAGGGCGGTCGCATCATCAACAACGGTTCGATTTCGGCCCATACCCCAAGGCCCTTCAGCAGCGCCTACACCGCCAGCAAACATGCGGTGCTGGGGCTGACCAAATCCCTGGCCCTGGACGGGCGAGAGTTCAACATTGCCTGCAGTCAGATCGACATCGGCAACGCCCTGACCGAAATGTCGGTACGCATGACCAAAGGCGTACGCCAGGCCAATGGCACCATCGCGGTCGAGCCGATGGTGGACGTCAAACATGTGGCCGATGCCGTGCGTTACATCGCCGGTCTGCCGCTGTCGGCCAACGTCCTGAACATGACCGTCATGGCCACCGCCATGCCTTTTGCCGGTCGCGGTTGA
- a CDS encoding nuclear transport factor 2 family protein has product MNADLNRLLTLEAIRNLRLRYCHHLDANRMDALAQLFTKDAICQVDRGCWKGREAIQNGLTQAFSAFDVQQRGGYPFIHAVSNHWIEILDENRAEGRCYLIDFATQRAAGENPLLLLGLYADEYRRVDGQWLISRTRLDVVWPEPDVGGGDPGNGMVLPC; this is encoded by the coding sequence TTGAACGCCGATTTGAACCGACTGCTCACGCTTGAAGCGATCAGAAACCTGCGCCTGCGCTATTGCCACCACCTCGACGCCAACCGGATGGATGCACTCGCACAGTTGTTTACCAAAGATGCCATTTGCCAGGTCGACCGCGGCTGCTGGAAGGGTCGTGAAGCCATCCAGAACGGGTTGACCCAAGCCTTCTCGGCATTCGATGTGCAGCAACGCGGGGGGTATCCGTTCATTCACGCGGTGTCGAACCACTGGATCGAGATCCTCGATGAGAACCGCGCCGAAGGTCGTTGCTACCTGATCGATTTCGCCACCCAAAGGGCTGCGGGCGAGAACCCGTTGCTGCTCCTGGGCCTGTATGCCGACGAATACCGGCGTGTGGACGGTCAATGGCTGATCAGCCGCACCCGTCTTGATGTCGTGTGGCCGGAACCCGATGTCGGCGGCGGCGATCCTGGCAACGGGATGGTTCTGCCCTGCTGA
- a CDS encoding MFS transporter — MSNAHTSQTTATSTIAGARDAVLPQRLPSRRRWFMLSLLLIATIINYIDRVNISIAAPFLAKDLGLDKIEMGLIFSAFAWTYALALVPAGFIADRFGSRFTYGVSLISWSTVTVCQGLATGFASLFGLRLAVGAMEAPAFPANSRAVTVWFPARERGLASSIYVCGQYLGTALFTGALLWLATTYDWRHVFYSTGALGIVFGVVWLCVYRDPLNCKKVSKEELKYIEAGGGLVKSSQERTRFNWRQIAELFSYRQIWAICIGKFASTSALYFFLTWFPTYLIEERHLTMIKAGIFAVLPFVGATVGILLAGIISDLLIRRGYSMSFARKLPLVVGSMLGMSIVLVNFTDSNEICIAVLSIAFFAQGIASSSWAAVSEVAPKELIGLTGGITSLAANIGGIVTPIVIGAIVHTTGSFAWAFWFIGGVALIGTLSYSLLLGRLYRIELKTR; from the coding sequence ATGTCGAATGCCCATACCTCCCAGACCACCGCAACGTCGACGATTGCCGGCGCGCGGGATGCCGTTTTACCTCAACGACTGCCATCACGCCGGCGCTGGTTCATGCTGTCACTGTTGCTGATAGCGACGATCATCAACTACATCGACCGGGTCAACATTTCGATTGCGGCACCGTTCCTGGCCAAGGACCTGGGCCTGGACAAAATCGAAATGGGCCTGATTTTTTCCGCCTTTGCCTGGACTTACGCGCTCGCTTTGGTGCCGGCAGGATTCATTGCCGACCGCTTCGGCTCCCGGTTCACCTATGGGGTGTCACTGATCAGTTGGTCGACCGTCACCGTGTGCCAAGGCTTGGCCACGGGGTTCGCTTCACTGTTCGGGCTACGCCTGGCCGTCGGTGCAATGGAAGCGCCGGCGTTTCCGGCCAACAGCCGTGCGGTGACCGTGTGGTTCCCTGCGCGCGAACGGGGCTTGGCCAGCAGCATCTACGTCTGCGGCCAGTATTTGGGAACTGCACTGTTTACCGGCGCGCTCCTATGGCTGGCCACCACCTATGACTGGCGCCATGTTTTCTACAGCACCGGAGCACTCGGCATTGTTTTCGGCGTGGTATGGCTGTGCGTGTACCGCGATCCGCTCAACTGCAAGAAAGTCAGCAAGGAGGAACTGAAGTACATCGAAGCCGGCGGTGGACTGGTCAAGAGCAGCCAGGAACGCACACGCTTCAACTGGCGGCAAATCGCCGAGCTGTTCAGTTATCGGCAAATCTGGGCGATCTGCATCGGCAAGTTCGCCAGCACTTCGGCACTGTATTTCTTTCTCACCTGGTTCCCTACCTATCTGATCGAGGAGCGTCACCTGACCATGATCAAGGCCGGGATCTTTGCCGTGCTGCCATTCGTGGGTGCGACGGTCGGCATTTTGCTCGCCGGCATCATCTCCGACTTGCTGATACGCCGGGGCTATTCAATGTCCTTCGCTCGCAAGTTGCCGCTGGTCGTCGGATCGATGTTGGGGATGTCGATCGTCCTTGTGAATTTCACCGATTCGAATGAGATCTGCATTGCCGTGCTGAGCATTGCCTTCTTTGCCCAGGGTATCGCCTCGTCCTCGTGGGCGGCGGTGTCAGAAGTGGCGCCCAAGGAACTGATTGGACTGACCGGCGGGATTACCAGCCTGGCAGCCAACATTGGCGGCATCGTTACGCCGATTGTGATTGGCGCGATCGTTCACACGACGGGCTCGTTTGCCTGGGCCTTCTGGTTCATTGGCGGCGTGGCTCTGATTGGCACCCTGTCCTATTCACTGCTGCTGGGTCGCTTGTACCGCATCGAACTCAAGACGCGCTGA
- a CDS encoding response regulator transcription factor, with protein MTHLILLEQDPVQALALSELLGQNGYITTTVHSLAAFEQCFDAQLHPMAIVDPNLPDGDGLKLIRRLRQAGQRLGIVVLSERTDVSSKVAALSHGADHFLGKGCDLDELVAVLESLRWRLDLGRSEERWLLEPGPRRLQVPGSGPVRLSQQDLLVLRCLMSQAGSNVSRQSVIEALDQDYLSYDQRRLDSQMRRLRRNIEECSGQTLPIKTLRNVGFCFYAPASIQA; from the coding sequence ATGACCCATCTGATCCTCCTCGAACAAGACCCCGTACAGGCCCTGGCACTCAGTGAGTTGCTCGGGCAAAACGGCTACATCACCACGACCGTGCACAGCCTGGCAGCGTTCGAGCAATGCTTCGACGCTCAGCTTCATCCCATGGCGATCGTTGATCCGAATTTGCCTGACGGGGACGGACTGAAGTTGATCCGCCGTTTGCGCCAGGCCGGGCAGCGGCTGGGCATCGTGGTCTTGAGCGAGCGGACCGACGTTTCCAGCAAAGTCGCGGCCTTGAGTCACGGCGCCGACCACTTCCTGGGCAAGGGTTGCGATCTGGATGAGTTGGTGGCGGTGCTGGAATCGCTGCGCTGGCGCTTGGATCTTGGCCGCAGCGAAGAGCGTTGGCTGCTCGAACCCGGGCCCCGGCGCTTGCAGGTTCCGGGTAGCGGGCCGGTGCGCCTGTCCCAGCAGGATCTGTTGGTCTTGCGCTGCCTGATGAGCCAGGCCGGCAGCAATGTCAGCCGTCAGAGTGTGATCGAGGCGCTGGACCAGGATTACCTGAGTTATGACCAGCGCCGCCTCGATTCGCAGATGCGCCGGCTGCGGCGCAATATCGAGGAATGTTCGGGCCAGACGCTGCCGATCAAGACCTTGCGCAACGTCGGTTTCTGTTTCTACGCCCCCGCCAGCATCCAGGCTTAA
- a CDS encoding LysR substrate-binding domain-containing protein, whose product MDSFQFDGIPEFTLAAQLGSFTAAALQLGVTSSAVGKSVTRLEKRLGIKLLHRTTRKLSLTSEGEAYLASCLQVMDELSDIESRLSSGSAEPRGRLRIDLPAAFGRRHIAPMLISLARKYSQLDLTLTFGERTVDMISDGIDLAVRIGDLKDDPELVARRLGDQHLVICAAPDYLNQCPPILRKSDLLERDCIIGWRKGLRMAWLMKNSKGGTEEQEVRVRHEFGDGEMMLRATLEGCGLCQLPTWLVSEHLRSGALVTVLDNYAGATMPIHVIWPRTRYIQPKVRIVVDALLNMAEEKAALFGVSDTLRLS is encoded by the coding sequence ATGGATTCTTTTCAATTTGATGGCATCCCCGAATTTACACTCGCGGCTCAGCTGGGGAGTTTCACGGCGGCGGCATTGCAGCTGGGCGTCACCAGTTCCGCCGTGGGCAAGAGTGTGACCCGCCTGGAAAAGCGCCTGGGTATCAAGCTGCTGCATCGCACGACGCGCAAGCTGAGCCTGACCAGTGAAGGGGAGGCTTATCTGGCCAGTTGTCTGCAGGTGATGGATGAGCTTTCGGACATTGAAAGCCGTCTCTCTTCAGGGAGTGCCGAGCCAAGGGGGCGCCTGCGAATCGATCTTCCTGCCGCTTTTGGTCGACGACACATCGCGCCGATGCTGATTTCCCTGGCACGGAAATATTCGCAGCTTGATCTGACGCTGACCTTCGGTGAGCGGACGGTCGATATGATCAGCGATGGCATCGATCTGGCGGTTCGAATCGGAGATCTGAAGGATGATCCAGAGCTGGTGGCGCGCCGACTCGGTGACCAGCATCTGGTGATCTGCGCGGCGCCCGACTACTTGAATCAATGCCCACCGATTTTGCGCAAGTCCGATTTGCTGGAGCGCGACTGCATCATCGGCTGGCGCAAAGGGCTGCGCATGGCATGGTTGATGAAGAACTCAAAAGGCGGGACAGAAGAGCAGGAGGTACGAGTGCGGCATGAGTTTGGCGACGGTGAAATGATGTTGCGCGCGACGCTGGAGGGTTGCGGGCTTTGTCAGTTGCCGACATGGCTGGTTTCGGAACACCTGCGCAGCGGGGCATTGGTCACTGTCCTGGACAACTACGCAGGAGCAACAATGCCCATACACGTCATTTGGCCGCGTACGCGTTACATCCAGCCGAAAGTGAGGATTGTCGTCGATGCGTTGCTTAACATGGCAGAAGAAAAAGCAGCCCTGTTCGGCGTGTCTGACACCCTGCGCTTGTCGTAG
- a CDS encoding autotransporter domain-containing protein translates to MNKAFRIIWSHTRQAFVVVDELAGACGKRSAGRLLLAGAGAGLLTVATPALAVAPCSTVTAGETRTTTCSLPGPGLTVASGGTINVSSGPGVNIIYIGTNTGLTNSGTIHGTDGVSLYTGSIGSGITNTAGGTISGNNSGNGSGIVVMEGGNVGGGINNAGSITGDFGIRMLQSELGPVPTISGLDNSGIISGNQAGFSANQSVINGNFINRASGSITGNSALTLSVSSVVGDIHNSGTLAGTSNGVKLSGSAVHNIINDAGATISASNGPAILITNSSDITSIVNSGTISGSTYAIDAGNNVEGGLSTIFIDGNDTARFVGAVKAPDTDVVLRQNATYTLRGGEAFTIDTFHNDGVLGVAANAGTTATIHGNYIQGGAGALKIGATGDASYGKLVVDGTATLSDDARIIVDVTPADTRFNTSRLANVLSAGTLNSNGTFAVSDNSLLFDFGAVKNGNAVDLTLVAAAVTPPVVVTPPDVEPPASGPSAEQVVNHLGNTPARPAARALDQAFAQNPSGELASHFVSLTTEQQVSDAVTQSLPLLTGGINSATSSTLSGINRVIQARQGSNSGLSSGDEPVAQDNAWIKTFGSWADQNDRSGVSGFDADTQGLAIGVDGAFTEQTRLGIAFAYAKTNVDSDSRIAPQDAQIDTFQLIGYGSYALTPDTELNFQVDAGQNRNEGKRHMPFADATAKADYDSYSAHAGVGLGHTLRFSETVTFVPSVRADYTWIGDEAYHEKGAGALNLDVDSRDAEELIFSVDGKLNYNLSSHTVLSANLGAGYDVINEQTSISSAYAGSPTGVFTTRGLDPSPWLGRAGLGLSHTLDNGTEVSLRYDAESRSDYLNQGASIKARWAF, encoded by the coding sequence ATGAACAAGGCTTTTCGTATTATCTGGAGCCACACGCGCCAAGCGTTCGTAGTGGTCGACGAACTGGCCGGCGCCTGTGGAAAACGCAGCGCCGGGCGTCTGTTGCTGGCCGGCGCGGGGGCTGGTTTGCTGACGGTGGCCACGCCGGCACTGGCGGTTGCACCCTGCTCCACCGTTACGGCGGGAGAGACCCGTACCACGACCTGTTCGCTTCCAGGCCCGGGCCTGACTGTCGCTTCGGGTGGGACGATCAATGTCAGTTCGGGCCCTGGCGTGAATATCATCTACATCGGCACCAACACCGGCCTGACCAACAGCGGCACCATCCATGGTACCGATGGCGTCAGCCTGTACACGGGCTCCATCGGTAGCGGTATCACCAACACCGCCGGCGGCACGATCTCGGGCAATAATTCGGGCAATGGTTCGGGCATCGTCGTCATGGAAGGTGGGAATGTTGGCGGCGGCATCAATAATGCCGGCAGCATCACCGGCGACTTCGGTATCCGGATGCTCCAGTCCGAGCTCGGCCCAGTCCCGACCATCAGCGGGCTGGACAATAGCGGCATCATCAGTGGTAACCAGGCGGGCTTCAGCGCCAACCAGTCCGTGATCAACGGCAATTTCATCAACCGCGCATCGGGTTCCATCACCGGTAACTCGGCGCTGACCCTGAGCGTCAGCTCGGTCGTCGGTGATATCCACAACAGCGGCACCCTCGCCGGTACGTCCAATGGCGTGAAGCTCAGCGGGTCCGCGGTCCACAACATCATCAACGACGCGGGTGCCACGATCAGCGCCAGCAACGGCCCCGCCATTCTGATCACCAACAGTTCGGACATCACCTCCATCGTCAACAGCGGCACTATCAGCGGCAGTACCTATGCCATCGATGCCGGCAACAACGTCGAAGGCGGGTTGAGCACAATCTTCATCGACGGCAACGACACTGCCCGCTTTGTCGGCGCGGTCAAAGCCCCGGACACCGATGTGGTTCTGCGCCAGAACGCCACCTACACCCTGCGCGGTGGCGAAGCCTTCACCATCGACACCTTCCACAACGACGGCGTGCTCGGCGTGGCGGCCAATGCCGGCACCACGGCGACCATTCACGGCAACTACATCCAGGGTGGCGCGGGTGCGTTGAAAATCGGCGCGACCGGCGACGCCTCCTACGGCAAGCTGGTGGTGGACGGGACCGCGACGCTGTCTGACGATGCCCGCATCATCGTCGACGTCACCCCGGCCGATACCCGCTTCAACACCTCGCGACTGGCCAACGTCTTGAGCGCCGGGACGCTGAACAGCAACGGCACCTTCGCCGTCAGCGACAACTCGTTGCTGTTCGACTTCGGCGCGGTGAAAAACGGCAACGCCGTCGACCTGACCTTGGTCGCGGCGGCTGTAACCCCGCCGGTTGTCGTGACTCCACCGGATGTCGAGCCGCCGGCAAGCGGCCCGAGTGCCGAACAAGTGGTCAATCACCTGGGCAACACCCCGGCCCGCCCGGCAGCCCGTGCACTGGACCAGGCTTTCGCACAGAACCCGTCCGGCGAACTGGCCAGCCATTTCGTCAGCCTGACCACCGAACAGCAAGTGTCCGATGCGGTGACGCAGAGCCTGCCGCTGCTGACCGGTGGCATCAACAGCGCCACCAGCAGCACTCTGTCGGGAATCAACCGGGTGATCCAGGCTCGTCAGGGCAGCAACAGCGGTCTGTCTTCCGGTGACGAGCCGGTCGCGCAGGACAACGCGTGGATCAAGACCTTCGGCTCCTGGGCTGATCAAAACGACCGCAGCGGGGTCTCCGGTTTCGACGCCGACACCCAGGGCCTGGCCATTGGTGTCGATGGTGCATTTACCGAGCAGACGCGCCTGGGCATCGCCTTTGCCTACGCGAAAACCAACGTCGACAGTGACTCGCGCATCGCTCCACAGGACGCGCAGATCGATACCTTCCAGTTGATCGGCTACGGCAGCTACGCCCTGACCCCGGACACCGAGCTGAACTTCCAGGTCGATGCCGGCCAGAACCGCAACGAAGGCAAGCGTCACATGCCCTTCGCCGACGCGACCGCCAAGGCTGACTACGACAGCTACAGCGCCCACGCCGGCGTAGGCCTGGGGCACACGCTGCGCTTCTCAGAGACGGTGACGTTCGTGCCGTCGGTACGTGCCGACTACACCTGGATCGGCGACGAGGCCTACCACGAGAAAGGTGCTGGCGCGCTGAACCTGGACGTGGACAGCCGTGATGCCGAGGAGCTGATCTTCAGTGTCGATGGCAAGCTCAATTACAACCTGAGCAGCCACACCGTCCTGAGTGCCAACCTGGGTGCCGGTTACGACGTGATCAACGAGCAGACGTCGATTTCGTCCGCCTACGCCGGCTCTCCAACCGGGGTATTCACCACCCGAGGCCTGGATCCGAGCCCGTGGCTGGGACGCGCCGGCCTGGGCCTGAGCCATACCCTGGACAACGGCACCGAAGTCAGCCTGCGCTACGACGCCGAGTCGCGCAGCGATTACCTCAATCAGGGCGCGTCGATCAAGGCGCGTTGGGCGTTCTAA
- a CDS encoding Fe2+-dependent dioxygenase: MHYLIIENALPAQLMADIRQAIAQGPFSDGKITANGMAREAKHNLQLDQQVHGALLERITRALQEQPALQAFAIPRHVGRPLINRYEPGMTYGLHVDGAFMGELRADISWTLFLEDPVGYEGGELVINHQSQNFSFKLAAGSLLLYPNDCLHEVRPVTQGVRHAAAGWIQSRIRSAEHREILGKLSAVPQHLSQDAQYQALALQTTECVQRLMRMWGD, from the coding sequence GTGCATTACCTGATCATCGAGAACGCCTTGCCAGCGCAATTAATGGCAGACATCCGCCAGGCGATTGCCCAGGGGCCTTTCAGCGACGGCAAGATCACCGCCAACGGCATGGCCCGCGAGGCCAAGCACAACTTGCAACTGGATCAACAGGTGCACGGCGCGCTGCTCGAGCGCATCACCCGCGCACTGCAGGAACAACCGGCGCTGCAGGCCTTCGCCATCCCCAGACATGTCGGACGCCCGCTGATCAACCGCTATGAGCCCGGCATGACCTATGGCCTGCATGTCGACGGTGCATTCATGGGGGAGCTGCGTGCGGATATTTCCTGGACGCTGTTTCTGGAAGATCCGGTCGGTTATGAAGGCGGCGAACTGGTCATCAACCATCAATCGCAGAATTTCAGCTTCAAGCTCGCCGCCGGGAGCCTGCTGCTTTATCCCAATGACTGCCTGCACGAAGTACGACCGGTGACCCAGGGCGTACGTCACGCGGCGGCCGGCTGGATTCAGAGCCGCATCCGCAGCGCCGAACACCGGGAAATCCTCGGCAAACTGAGCGCCGTGCCCCAGCACCTGAGCCAGGACGCGCAATACCAGGCGCTGGCGCTGCAAACCACCGAATGCGTGCAGCGCCTGATGCGCATGTGGGGCGATTAA
- a CDS encoding alpha/beta fold hydrolase, giving the protein MSDPFSSPLLSRTLPMLRRHAPRALCAAAMLLLAACVSVPTPGERRQAAVAQVGARHWHGIDIATSTFNLQAFIPDTFDKGEHLTVYLEGDGFAWVNGSQPSSDPTPVNPVALRMALAQPSGNATYLARPCQYVADPDHCHQRYWTKARFAEEVVASLDQAVDKLKAQAGARHLTFVGYSGGGALALLLAARRDDVRNIITVAGNLDPAAWTEYHHVSTLDGSLNPVDQLEKLARIPQLHLSGANDSVIPPALTTRFVAAYPKASPVSVRIIPGYTHSCCWAQDWPQLWPKLQ; this is encoded by the coding sequence ATGTCCGACCCTTTCTCCAGCCCGCTTCTCAGCCGGACATTGCCGATGCTCCGGCGTCATGCGCCCCGCGCGCTGTGTGCTGCGGCCATGCTGTTGCTGGCGGCCTGCGTGTCTGTCCCGACTCCAGGGGAGCGCCGTCAGGCGGCTGTTGCGCAGGTGGGCGCACGGCATTGGCACGGCATAGATATCGCGACCTCAACGTTCAACCTGCAAGCGTTCATTCCCGATACCTTTGATAAAGGCGAGCACCTGACGGTGTATCTCGAAGGCGATGGTTTTGCCTGGGTCAACGGCAGCCAGCCGTCCAGCGATCCGACACCGGTGAACCCGGTTGCCTTGCGCATGGCCCTGGCACAACCGTCGGGGAACGCGACCTACCTGGCGCGGCCCTGTCAGTACGTTGCAGATCCGGACCACTGTCACCAACGTTATTGGACGAAGGCGCGTTTCGCCGAAGAGGTGGTCGCCAGTCTCGATCAGGCTGTGGACAAGTTGAAAGCACAGGCCGGTGCACGGCACCTGACTTTTGTCGGCTATTCCGGCGGAGGTGCGTTGGCGCTGTTGCTCGCCGCGCGGCGCGACGACGTGCGAAACATCATCACCGTGGCCGGCAATCTCGACCCGGCGGCGTGGACCGAATATCACCACGTCAGCACGCTGGACGGCTCCCTCAACCCGGTCGATCAATTGGAGAAATTGGCCAGGATCCCGCAACTGCACCTGAGCGGCGCAAACGACAGCGTGATCCCCCCGGCGTTGACGACGCGCTTCGTCGCCGCCTACCCCAAGGCAAGCCCGGTCAGCGTCAGAATCATCCCCGGCTACACCCACTCATGCTGCTGGGCGCAGGACTGGCCGCAGCTTTGGCCAAAACTCCAATAA
- a CDS encoding fumarylacetoacetate hydrolase family protein produces the protein MNMTEYVFTPDLPVTLPVAGSQQRFPVGRVFCVGRNYPWPDTQGQSRQPPVFFMKPASSVVDAIGEVAFPPMTEEFVHEIELVVAIGEGGANIPESQALAYVWGYATGLDLTRRDVQREAKSNGLPWEGAKVFDGAAPMTAIVPITRAGHPDGELWLNVNGQERQRASLDSQIWSVSEIISRISQSVPLRAGDLIMTGSPAGVGLLQPGDLINAGIDGIGQLEMRVSQRP, from the coding sequence ATGAACATGACCGAGTACGTCTTTACCCCGGACCTGCCTGTAACCCTACCGGTTGCCGGAAGCCAGCAACGCTTTCCCGTCGGCCGCGTGTTTTGCGTCGGTCGCAATTACCCCTGGCCAGACACACAAGGCCAGTCCCGCCAGCCGCCAGTGTTCTTCATGAAACCGGCCAGTAGCGTGGTCGATGCCATCGGCGAAGTGGCGTTCCCGCCGATGACCGAAGAGTTCGTCCACGAAATCGAATTGGTCGTGGCTATCGGTGAAGGCGGAGCCAACATTCCCGAGAGCCAGGCGTTGGCCTATGTCTGGGGCTATGCAACCGGTCTTGACCTGACTCGACGCGATGTCCAGCGCGAGGCCAAGAGCAATGGTTTGCCGTGGGAAGGCGCCAAGGTGTTCGACGGCGCCGCACCGATGACCGCCATCGTCCCGATCACCCGTGCAGGGCATCCCGATGGCGAGTTGTGGCTGAACGTCAACGGCCAGGAGCGCCAGCGCGCCAGCCTCGACAGCCAGATCTGGTCGGTGAGCGAAATCATCAGCCGAATCTCCCAGTCGGTTCCACTCAGAGCCGGAGATCTGATCATGACCGGTAGCCCGGCAGGTGTCGGCCTGCTTCAACCTGGCGACTTGATCAACGCCGGAATCGACGGCATCGGCCAACTTGAAATGCGCGTCAGTCAGCGACCTTGA
- a CDS encoding 2-hydroxyacid dehydrogenase, with protein sequence MKPEVLQLSPILIPEINARLNELFTIRRYFEQADKAAYVQEHGVNIRGVITGGHTGISQALMAQLPNLEVVAVNGVGTDAVDLAYARDRGIRVTATIGALTEDVADLAIGLLIAVCRGLCTSDRYVRSGQWPHSATPLAPLPLARQVSGMRIGIVGMGRVGRAVATRAAAFGCPISYTDLQPMSDVNHTFIADLQQLARDSDALILAAAADKAEAIIDAGVLQALGKGGYLINVARGKLVNETDLVAALASGEIAGAALDVFVDEPNVPQALFDNEQVVLQPHRASATLQTRTRMGEMVVTSLLDSFAGKKTPGCVTD encoded by the coding sequence ATGAAGCCAGAAGTCTTGCAACTCAGCCCGATCCTGATCCCTGAAATCAATGCTCGGCTCAATGAGCTGTTTACGATCAGACGTTATTTCGAGCAGGCCGACAAAGCGGCTTATGTGCAGGAACACGGCGTCAACATTCGCGGCGTCATCACGGGTGGGCACACCGGGATCAGCCAGGCGCTCATGGCGCAACTGCCCAATCTGGAAGTGGTGGCGGTCAATGGGGTTGGCACCGATGCGGTCGACCTCGCTTATGCCAGGGATCGCGGGATCCGCGTGACCGCGACCATCGGTGCGCTGACTGAAGACGTCGCCGACCTGGCGATCGGGTTATTGATTGCCGTCTGCCGTGGGCTTTGCACCAGTGATCGTTATGTACGCTCGGGCCAGTGGCCCCACAGCGCGACACCGTTGGCTCCCTTGCCCTTGGCTCGTCAGGTCTCCGGCATGCGCATCGGCATCGTCGGTATGGGCCGGGTCGGCCGCGCGGTGGCGACCCGTGCTGCGGCGTTCGGTTGCCCGATCAGCTACACCGACCTGCAGCCAATGAGCGATGTGAACCACACGTTCATCGCCGATCTCCAGCAATTGGCTCGCGACAGTGATGCACTGATTCTCGCGGCCGCCGCTGACAAGGCTGAAGCCATTATCGATGCCGGGGTGCTGCAGGCCCTGGGCAAGGGTGGATACCTGATCAACGTGGCCCGAGGCAAACTCGTCAACGAAACCGATCTGGTTGCGGCACTCGCCAGCGGGGAAATCGCGGGCGCAGCGCTGGATGTGTTTGTCGATGAACCGAATGTCCCCCAGGCACTGTTCGACAATGAGCAAGTGGTACTGCAGCCGCACCGTGCCAGCGCGACGCTGCAGACCCGTACGCGCATGGGTGAAATGGTGGTGACGAGCCTGCTGGATAGCTTTGCCGGGAAGAAAACGCCGGGGTGTGTGACTGACTGA